The following is a genomic window from Mus caroli chromosome 17, CAROLI_EIJ_v1.1, whole genome shotgun sequence.
ATCGTGGCCTTCCAAGTCCTGGGCAGTCCCTGACGCACAGTCTAGGAGCCTCATCATGCACTCTGTGGGTAGATGACAGGGCGCTCTGAGTACTGACACCAGGGGACCTTGCTGAGGGGAGCAGGGCCATGATGTCTACGCCCCCCCAAACCTGATATGGCTGAGGACTGTCAAAGctgccctctctctgtgtgtcgaCCAGCACTCACCAGCAAAACCAACCACCATGAGCTGAGCTCCTGGGGACAGGCTCAAGGACATGGCAAAGAATGGCAGAGGTGTCTTCTGTATCACCTGTAGGAAAACAGTATGACACTGAGGTCTCCTGCCAGGGACAAAGCCCAAGCTCCATGGCCTTCTAACCCTATGACACAGCCCTGGATGTCCACCTACAGAGCAGTGATCACACAAACCTGCTTCTCGCGGAGACTGTAGAAGATGACCTCCTCATGTGCACCCAGGCCCACACACACCAGTACCGCTTTATCCCAAGGGCAGAAGGCAGCAAGAGAGGGGGGCAGGAGGCCTGGAGCCTGTGGAAAGCAGTATGTTGTGCTGGGTTGTGCAGACTCCAATCCCCACCCACATGACTGTGGAACTCTTACCTCTGAGACGGCAGGTGCAGGAAAGCTCAACCATTCCAGGAGTTCACAGCGGTCCCGGAGCCAGTCAGAGACCCAGATGCTGACACGTTGGTCCCCACTCGCAGCCAGCCACAGTTCTACACCCTCTACCCCCAGGTCTCCATACTGGGAGAAATGAGGGATGTGAGAATCTGCTGCCTGCCCACAGCACCCCAAACCCCTCGCCACCATCACCTGAGCTTGCCTTACTTCTTTGCTCGTGCTCTGGATAGCAGAAATTGGGGCACCCCGGTGGTCACTGAGCACACGGAAGGTCATTCCTGTGCAGGGGTGGCTTATAGCCACAAGTCCGTCCTTATCTCCAGATAGGATGGTCTGACCTGTGGCAGATGGAGACTATGATGCCATTGTGTGAGCCCAACCCACAACCTGGAAGTGTGGTGCAGGCTAGCTGAGATGGGCACGTGACTCTCTGGCCGCGTCTGCTCACCGTCGGTGGAGAAGGCGATGGCTGTCAGAGCAGTCCGGTGGGGGTGCATCTTGAGTTCCATTGCTGTACGAGAGATACTGAAGACTCGAAGTGTGCCATCACTGTAGCCGGCCGCTacctgctgctgctctgggaGTTCACAGGACGGGGGCGTCCACgcaaggcagaggcagctctAGTGTTGCATGGAGAAGGAGAAATCAACATGGCCCCAGGAAGGGGACAGAGGGAGCAGAGCACATGACCGACCCCCAACCCCAGATCTCCCAACTTACCTGGTTCAGCACCTGAAACTGGATCACCAGCTCCATGCTGGCCAAAGACCACACCCTCACGCTCCCATCCTCACCACAGGTGGCACAGTGAGACTCACTGGGGCTGAAGACCACCTCGTTTACCTGTGGGACCCCAGTAGAGTTAAGGGGATGCCCATCTGGGCCTTTCCCACTCAGATCTCCAAGCCAGGCTGCCCACACAGGAACAACTGTCTTCTGCCCAAGCCCACTTGACCCAACCACCTCCATGTGAGGTACATACTGCTACCTAGACTTAGGGATGAACCCATCGTAGGTGGGATGTGGAAAACCACGGGAAACACTGACAGAACCTAGAGTATATACTGTGACCTGGTGTCTCCAGCAGGCTACAGATTGAAAAAGAAAGCACGAGCCACTTGGATGTCCCCACTGCTCAGAGCTCAAGTGGCTTTGTGGCTTTTTATTCAGACTCTTGAATGTCTTGATGGAGAAAATATGTGCATCTCGTGGGCACCACTGAGAATCAGGATTTTTGGAGGCAGGTGGCACAGATGCCATGAACCAGTAAAATTCCGTGTAAACTGATGCATAATATCTCTTGGAGAAAATCCAAGGTTAGGGTTGCTCAGGGGTCCTGGGTCCCATTGCCATCCTAGGCTCACGAGGTTCATATCACAGCCTATGGGCCTGGAATGCCTGTCCATCCTTAGTGCTGGGAAGCAGTCAGGACTGCCAGCACAGCTAAGGGCTCAAGACCCAAACCTCTGTGGGTGGGAGGGCATACTGGCTATTTGAACAACAGGAAACTGGCCATAGGAAAGACAGAAGAACTGAGACACAGCCTGGATGAACCTAGAAATCTGATGGACAATGAAGGAAGCCCATACAAGGCCATAGGCAAGATCCATCACATGGCAATCAGGCATGAATAAATCCAGATAGTCCTATCAAATGACAGGCCTGCCTAGACCTGACCACATCTGAAATACCCAGGCCAGTTCCAACTGCGTATGAACAGATACATTCAGAACCTGGTGGGACCGCCAGGATTCCACACTAGGATCCTGACAATGTCAGCAGAGCCAGCCTATGGGAAAGGCTAAGCAGGTGATGTGGGTTCTTTAAcaagttacaaaaagaaaagactacagctgggcgtggtggcgcacgcctttaatcccagcactcgggaggcagaggcaggcggatttctgagttcgaggccagcctggtctacaaagtgagtgccaggacagccagggctacacagagaaaccctgtctcgaaaaaaccaaaaaaaagaaaagactacaGTCTTTTGAGTCTCCGAGTGTTACTCATGAGCTGAAGACACGATGACTGTGGTGGAAGAGATGGAGGCAGTAAATGGGCTTGCTGCCCTAGCCTACCCTACCTGGGCTGGCAATCCTGTCTTCCTTCACAGCCCAGTGAGCTCACCTTGGTCCTGTGGCCACTGATGAGGCGGGTGCTAGTGCCCTCTGTCCAGCTGATGTACCAGATGGTGCCAGCTGTGGTACCCACTACACCCATGTCCATGCCACTGTCAAAACTGGCACTCACAACAGCCCCATCCAGGGTCAGCTCACGCTCCATGAAAACAGAACTGGATCTAAGAGAACAGGGAAAGGAGTCCTGAGGCTGGAGACACAAGCCAGCGGAGTCTGCCAGGTGACAGGGAAACTGGCAGCTATCAGTCTGGTCCTGTGCTCTCATGGGTAAAGGAACCAACTCGCCAGGCCAGAGATTCTAAGCTTCTTTATCCTTGGTCTGCAGTGTGCAAGGCCCATGCTATCTATGCCTGAGTGCACCCATAAAGAGGAGCCCAACTAAGACAGATATGTAGGGTAGCCCTAGACTAAGAGCTGTGCTACACCACTGCTGGCTTGCAGGATCCATCAAGGACTTGAGACTTTATAGCCAAAACCCAGGGGGATGATGCAGGCCAGAGGCCTATGGCAGCTCACCTGGCACTGGAACCTTTGCGCCTTAGCTCTGGCACAACCCCCACAGCCCAAAGGCGCAGCCTTTTTGTGTTGCTCCCACTGATCAGTCTAGAGCCTGAACACAGCAGCACCCCTAGGAGACAAAGTGGGTATAAAATACCCATTTCCCACACTGTGACAGCCAGCTCAGCTGGAGGGTGATAGAGACTGTAGAACACTCACCGATCTCCCCATCGTCAGCCTCCCAGGCCAGGAAGCAGTGGCCAGTGCCAGTGTCCCAGACACAGACCTGGCCAGAGCTGGAGCCACAGTAGAGCAGAGGGCTGGCCCCATAGCAGAGTGAGGTCAACTCGGACGCCCCCAGTTCCTCAGGGACTGGCTCTCGGTGTACCTGACAGAGCACCAGTGTGGCTGTGGGTCAATGAGGTCCTCAGGCAACCGTTTCCCATTCTCTCAAGTTAGTTGCCCATGGAACacctcggggctggagagatggctcagaggttaagagcactggctgcttttccagaggacccagaatcatttcccagcatccacatggcagctcacaactgtgtaacTGTTCAAGGGGATTCAGCACCCTCATACAGAGGCACATGCAAGTGAGACACCAATGCTAAAATAACACCTCAGTCAGCAGCCTGGTACCTGGAAGCAGGTGTCTGCCCCATGATGCTGCAGGAGCCAGAAGGTGATGGCATTTGTGCCCACACAGATGAGCTCACTGGCATCCCATGGGTTAAAGGCCACACCATGCACAGGCTCCAGGAGGCGAGTGGATGACAGGAGTTCATAGGTTGCCATGCTCCACAGGGCAAGGTTCCTGTCAGCATAGTCCCCTAGGGACATATAACAGGGATGTCAGGCATAGTCTAGCCACCATGGCTCCTAGAAATCTGCCCTCTCTGCTTACCCAAGCCTACCTACCCAGCGTTACAAGGAACTCATCATCTGGTGAGAAAGCCAGAGCTTGCACAGCTGTGTCATGGTGGGAAAGGAGGTGTCGACAAAGGCCCTTGGGAACATCCCAAATTCGGATCTGGCAACGGGCAGTTGTGTTGCcgcagcaggaggcagaggccaagaTCTGCAGGCCGGAAGGTGGTCAGTAGAGACGCTCCCATGCCTGCCCTTGCTGAATGGTGGGTACTCGGGGACGTATCCTGCATGCTAAACTAGAACCACAGCCACCCTCTACTGTACACTGTGCCCCTGGACGTGGACAAGGGATGCACCTGGCCATCCTGGTTGAGTGCCAGAGTAGAGATCTCCTGAGAATGGCCAAGCCAGTGCCTCTGGGTGCCAGAATGCAGGTCCTCCACTACCACCAGGCGACCACAAGTGTAGGCAAAGAAACCTGTATGTAGGCAAGGGAAATGACAAGATCCCAGCACCGCCACTGCCGGCAGTAAAACCTCATGGGGCTTTGGCATAACAAGGGCATGTGCCAGTGCCCTACACTCTAGAAGCTTCAACTGACATCCAGTTCACTGTGGAGGACCTACCCTAGAGGATGAGACTGGACACTGCAGTCCTACCTGTGTCGGGCCTCCAGACCATGTTGGCCCGCCCATTCCCATTGTAGCCCACAACGGCCTTCAGGCGCAGCCGCTCCCTGccaatgggagggaaggagacactCTGCAAGGAAGCAGACCCAGAAAGCTGGTGACCAGCATAGCTGTCCCCAGACTACACAAGTCAGCTGGTGACCAGCATAGCTGTCCCCAGACTATACAGGTCAGCGCTAAGAGATATACATAGTGGTCAGGTAAGGGACCTGGGGTATAAATCGGGAGGTGGGATCCATGGGAGCCAGGAACTAGGAACTTGATGCTCCTGGAGTACTGAGGGGCAGAGAAGGGCAGCAGCACcagtgagagacagaggtggTGGGTGGTATCAGCAGAACCAGAAAGCTGAGAATCTACACTACCAGATGGAGGCTGTGTGTGGGCAGGATGGAGTGGAAGCTCCCCAGGGGAAGACTGAGAGGGTCCACGATGAGAGAAGACAATGTTTAAACCCTAGCATGGTGTGCTGCCAACCTTAACCCGTGGTGAGGTCTTATATCGAGCTGTGAAGTGCTTGTAGGAATCTGGGCGGGTTGGGAGCCCAGCCTTCCCGCTCCGCAGGCTCCATTCACCTGACAGAAGAGACCATGGGACACTCAACTGCCTACTATCACCAGAGATTCCTCCCCAGACACAAAGCACCCCCAACCCTGCTAGGCTAAGAGCTGTGTACCACCCACCACAGGTATATCAGGACCCCCAGAGTCCTGGAGGTGACCTCAAGCCATCTTTCAGGAAAGATTACTACAAGCCCCCAAAGTGGCCCGACAGAGGTCTCGGTCTCTGCCCGCAGCCAGGCTTACTCATGTGGCTGTGGGGACTGGGACGCTCAGCTTGTGTCCAGGAGCTCCCTGCAGCCTCCCGAGGGGCATCCCCAGCTCCACTGGCTTCCCTGTCCACGAGCACATGTGGGGTTGGGGCCTGGCCTTGGAGGAGCGCCTCAGAAACATGGTTCTCCTCACAGAGTCCTTCCTCATCAGACGTGGAGAAGGTGCCTAGGGTTAGGACCAGCAAGAGAAAGAGCAAAGTCAGAGtcggtagtgcacacctttaatcccagcattcaggaagcggagacaaggagatctctggagtttgaggccagcctggtctgtatggtgagtttcaggacagccagagctgtcttGAAAGTGagacaaatgtatacacatatctAGTATCTGCTCCAGAtactgctcctgctgctccttggagctcactgaccGGACCATTACAGTGTGCAGTTATCCAACACAGCCAAACCCCAGCTGCCAGGTACGTGCTGTGGGCAGCAACTGGCTGTGGCTCCCACAGAGGAGAGCACAGATAGAGTGAGAGTCggtcttgaaagaaaaaaggaagaaagggaacaaCAGCTACCTGGCCGGACACCACTGAGAACCAGCACACCATGTGACCATGTACACCCAGACCTGCCGAGGACCCCACCCTCACCAGTACTGCCTTCAAGGAGCCTGTCATGGGTACTCAGTGGAGGCGGTAATGCCTGAAACGGTATGGGCACTTGCTGCCGAGGGAGTCCACTGGCCCCAGATGCCAGGTCATCCAGCTGCCCTGAACTAGAGCCTAGAGATAGAAAGACCATGTCAGGGCTGGGCGTGCCAGATATGTCTCTCAGGGAGGAGGTCTCATCAGGCAGGCACAGGAGAGGAGACGGTGCCACTTGCCCAACATGACCACCAACCAACCCAGTGTCAGCTCCACACCAACTAACACGGTCATGCCCTCCTCTCCCAGCTAAGCCTGAATCACTCACCGGCCTCATGCACTGGGGGTGCTTCATGATCACCTCCATCTCTGAGAACAAGAGAAGGTGTCAGGGGCCAGCCAGCAAAGGCCCATGCAGATATGATGAAGGACAGACACTTGCCTCTCCGGGGTAGCCAGGATGTCCCAGAGGAAGATGGCATCCCCCACACTGATGACCTGCAGCTGATCAGGTGTGAAGGCTACAGCGTGCACAGGCTCTGAGTGGCCAATGTATACCTAGGGGCAGTAAGCACCACATATAGGGACCCAGAGCATGCCTAGGATTCTGTGCTCCCAGTCTCTAGGTATCTCCAGGTAGCATTTGGCCTCAGtaagcagagagttctacacATCACCTTCCATCCTTCCAATCCCTGCCTTCCCTCACTTGCTCCTCCAGGGTCCCCTCAGCCACCCATGGAGagccacagcacacagcacatacCTGGCAGCTGGGGTTCGCCTGTGTTGAATAATCCCACACTGTAATGGTCCGGTCAGTGGCTGCCAGCAGCAAATGAGCATCCTCACTAAGAGCCAGGGAGCAGCAGGCTCTGGAGCGGACACTAGATAACTAGAATAAAGCATTCTCAAGATGCCCCTTTGTGGTAGAGCAGCTGGCACTGGGGCAAGGCTGCAGGAACAGGGAAGGGTCGGCAGCCCACTGCCGGTAGTGCCCTGACTCACCTCCCGGAGCGTGTGTCCTGACACAGCATCCAGTACCACAACCTTGTTAGAGGATGTGGACACCAGCAAATGGCCTGAGTTCCCGGGGCTGAAGCAGATAGCCACAGCCCAGTCCAGGTGGTTGCTGGCCAGGTTGAGGGTGCTGACATCAACACGGAGTAGCTAGGGGGCAAGTGACCACTAGCCTCCAATCCAGGGTTAGTGGGCACCACCCAGGGCCAGGGAAGTGGCTTCAGGAGCCCCCACCTGGGTGCCCAGAAATAAGCCCCACTTAGGAAGCTGAGCTTCTAGAAAGCATGGCAAGGCCAAGACCTTCAGTATCGGGGATAGGCCCTGGACTGCTCCTGAGCAACTGTAGCCTCTTGCCTATTCCTGTATACTTTATACCTAGACAGGCAGAGCCCTGGCCTAGGGGGCCCCACACTCACCTCATCCAAGGAGGCCGACTCCACAATTGTCACCATGCACTTGGAGGGGCCCACAAAGGCCAGCCGGCAGCTGTCTCCACTGACTGCCAGAATATTGGGGTTGGGGCGACCATCCTGACAGACCATGTTGGCTGTAGTAGCATAGGGCAGGGGGTCAGTGGGTGTGGTGGGAGACTCTTAACCCCATCTCCCATGCAGCATACACTGGCCCTCTATAGTTTGCACGGAGCTCATACTTCAGGTCTCTCAGGCTGTCTCACATGACCACTTGGCAGGCTAAGTCAAGGAGAAGCACTGGAGGCACAGATGCCATCTGAATGGATCTCTCACAGATGCTTTCCCAGTGCCCAGGCTGCCCATCTTCTGAAGCAGAAGAGGCACAGACCCTTATTGACCCTTGGCTTGTAAGGAGGGCTCAGAGACCCCTCCTTGGTGGGAGGCACATGACAAAACACAGACCCTGAGCATGGAGGTAATGGCCGTGCCCTAATTAGACCAGAGACACCTAGAAAGAAAGtacctctatcagattggccatGTGAGCAAAAttatgggagcattttcttgattaatgaatgACTGATGTAGGTGGTCCTGCCCATTTGGCAGTGCCACTTCTGGGCcggtggtcctgggctgtgttAGGGAAGCAGGCAGAGCCAGCCATGGGGATCAAGTCAGTAAACGGtacccctccaaggcctctgcttcagttcctaccttcaagttcctgccctgacttccctggatggactggaaactgaaagatgaaataaactctctcttcccCAGCTTGCTTTATCAGAGCATAGAAAGCTAACCAAGACAGAGCTCCCCAGTGCTTGGAACCAGCGTGAGTGGCTAGGAGCCTGACCTGCCACACGTAGGACGCAGCATTGAGAGACAGCACAGCTGTACTGGACCAGCGAGCCCTGAGAGCAGGAGCTGAACAGAAATCTGCCGTCAAGGGTGATGACCAGGCTGGTGATGGCCCCTCGGTGACGCCTGCAGCACACATGGGACACTCGCTGACCTTGGCCCTGGGAGCCAAGATGAGGTTTATGGTGGCACTGGCTTTCCTGCAAAGGGTCCTCCCCACATGGGATCCCACAGAGCTCCTGAGCTTCCATATTCACTGGTggtgtctgtgtagccctgcccctcacccgTCCCCGCCCCGAGACACTCACGTGTGTTCTACCAGGACTCCAGCGTTCTCCAAGCTGAAGGAACGCACTGCCCCACTGCTGAAGCCACAGAAGAAGTTTGGCAGTGTGGGGTGGAAAGCAACAGCACAAGGGGTGTCCTCAGAGGACGAGAAGTCATACAGCTGGAGGAAAGAGACCACCATGAAGGGTGGGTAGGGGCCAAGAAAACTCaaggggctgggcatggtggcgcacgcctttaatcccagcacttgggaggcagaggcaggcagatttctgagttcaaggccagcctggtctacaaagtgagttccaggacagccagggctatacagagaaaccctgtctcaagaaaccaaaaaaaaaaaaaaaaaaaaaaaaaaccctcaagggACAATTGTGCCCCACGTGATTTTAACACTAAGTTCCAGAGACTGGGCTGGAAGGACCCAATTCCCTGTGGATCCCTTGCCCTCAGCCTCTGGGTGTGGTGTCTGGATCTATCCCCTGCTTGCCTTTTGCCACTCCCTACCTGCTGTAGGGTAGCCAGGTCCCAGATACGGACAGTGTGGTCAAGGGACACAGTGGCCATCTGTCCCCGGTTCTGTTCTGTAGAAAGCGCCAACACTGGGGCCATGTGGGAGCGTGCCAACACAGTATACTCCCGGGAGGGGACATCCAGGAAGCCCAGGTGGCCTGAAGTGGTGGTGGACAGCACACGCAGGCCATCGGGACTGAAGGAGACAGAACTGACAGGGCCGTCGTGTTCTGTGGGAAGGGTAGGTCGACAGCCGCTGGGGCTCCAGGAAAGCTCACACCACACTATGTGGGTACTGAAGTACCCAAGACACAGACCCCTTGCTCCTCTGCTGCCAAGGCTCCAAAGCTCTGAGAGTATCATGCCCACCAGCCACTGCCCCCAAAGCCACAGTGAAAGCGGCCTGCAGAGAGCAGCACTGGTACTGTGAGGCAGCCAGGTTCAGGGTAGCTCCCTCACCCCATAGCTCACTGTCCAGCCTGAGACGAGTACTCCCAAAACCAGAGCCAGAGGATCCCAACCTTCCCTGGGCCAGCTCTCCCCACACCCACACTAGGGTAGACAGATTTAtgcaatctcaccagcctctAGGAGCACGGAGGAAAAGTCCAGGGGCCAGAGTCGCAAGTAGCCATCCTCGGAGCCCACAGCACATGTGGCAGTAGAGACACTGAGGCTACTGATAGCAATGCCGGACCCTGGAAAGGGTAGCCATCAGTACCTCAATGTGATGTCACTTCCCCGAGGAATGGGTCCCCACCTACCCACGCTAAAGTTCTGCTTCTCGGCGAGGGGAGCACCAGGGGACCGTGCAGGCAGCAAGCGGCGGACGTGCTGCACAGACATGCGCTGGTGGTCAATCTCCAGGATGTGACCACTATGGCTGCACACAAAGCTGCAGAGGGAGGGTGGAGTGAGGGAGGCACTCAAGGTAAAGGGAGGGCTGGGTAAGAACAAAGGTGGGGACTCACAGCGTGCCGGCCGAGGGGGCACAGTGGCCATCCTGTGCCTGTGCAAAAGCAAggtcagtgagctccagtgaACAGTACTCCCCCAGGTCCACAGCGCAGGACCGAAGGACACCACCCCGCAGCCGCCAGAGCCTCACGCTGCCCCGACCACATGATGCCATCCTGTAGGAATGGAAGAGTAAGCAACGTGGAGCAGAGAGGGGCTGGAGGCCCAAATCCTGTCCTGGTACCACAGAGCCTGGCCACGTCACCTGGTTTCATCAAAAAAGGCCACCTGGAAGGCCCGAATATCGAAGTCAGTGTGCACTTTTGCAAGAACCACGACCTCACCGCCAAGGCCCGTCTGCTCTGTACCCCAGGCCACCACCACCTGCAACCAAAGTAGATTGAACTCTCAGGGCAGACACCAAGCCCCGCGAGAGCTCTGCCTAGCCCTGCCCTGTAAGGACTAGCTGAGCCCTCAGCCCCTCAACAGGTAGGGAGGGACTTTTCCCTGACACAGAGACCAACCAGCCCCTGAGCATCAGGTCTGCAGAGTGCAGCTGTAGCTGTCTATAGAGATAAGCAAAACCTGACTGAGACTGGGGCGTAGATCAGTGGCAGGCAACTGGCTAACATAAGGCCCTAAATTGGATTCCCAACATTCTGGGAAGAACGAACATAGCTCACACTGAAACAATGGGTCAGTTCAGGGCAGCTAAATGCTTACAACTCTGAGAACCCTGACCATTTAAATACAGATTCagtgtatgtagccctggctggcctggagcttgatatgtagaccagactggcctagcgAATGGCCCTGTttcctggggggaaaaaaaacgaAGCAAAGCCAATCAAAACAAAGGAATGTGCCATCACATCTAGGTCATCTtgatattcattctctctctctctcgcccctccccagatttatttattttatgtatatgagtacactgcagccatcagacacaccagaaaagggtatcagatcccattacagatggttgtgagccaccttgtggttgctgggaattgaactcagaacctctggaagagcagacagtgctcttaaccatgcagtcatctctccagccctcattttaaAGCAAGATagacatactattttttttttttttaaatggaagtctttttttttttttttaaatcttttagatttatttattatatgtaagtacactgtagctgtcttcagacactccagaagagggagtcagatctcattacggatggttgtgagccaccatgtggttgctgggatttgaactccagacctttggaagagcagtcgggtgctcttacctgctgagccatctcaccagcccccgacaTACTATTTTAATAAgcagaaataaacaaagacaagagttttagaaaacaaaagctgGGCCAGGGAGTGATGGCACACATTTTTAGtcccagcaatcaggaagcagaggtaggcagatctgagttgaaggccagcctggtcttcagagtgagttccaggatagccaaggttatatagagaaccctgtctcaaaaaaaccaacaaaaccaaacaaataatcaaacagcaaacaaataaacaaacaaaaaagcaagcaaaggcTGGCTGGAGCGCACCACCCAAGCAACAGGTACCAGGCTCATTGACACATTACCGTCCTCCCGTGTCTGTCCTTGCCCACACCGCAGAGGAGTGCCCCACTGCCAGAGAAGCTGTAGGTGTGAAAGATGAGGTCAGCATCTGATGAGGCATCTCCcactgcccctgctgccctgatccAAGGCTACTGCACCTGAGGGAGCAGATGGTGTGCAGTGGGCTTCTGAAGAGAGACAGGCAACCCCCAGTCTGGAAGTCCCAGAGACGCACCATGCTGGGAGGCTGCACCTGAGCTGAGGCTAGCAGTGTATCACTGCCATTGAGCGCCAGGGCAGAGACCTGGAGATGTAGAATAAGGAAGGGAATGTAATATGGCCTGCAGGTTCACCTCTCCCTCTCTAGGCCCAGCAGGCATGTACCTTGTCGGTGTGGCCAAGGAAAAATCTCTGCTGTCCAGTGTCAATCTGCAGGACAATTATGACTGCATGGCAGGGGTAAACAACAGCCACACCATCTTTGGTCCACAGGGCCTAGCATAGGAGGGCCAGGACCAAAGTCACCCACAGAAACCCAGCCAGGACCCTCTTGGTTGCTTAGAAGGGGAGtctgacacacacatgtatgcacacagcacacacaagagGCATTTGGCCACCCAAAGacacatctctctcacacacacacacacacacacacatatacacatatacaaacacatataggCATATGTGCAGAAATCAACTAAAGCCTCTTCACCATAAAAAACTGGTGATCTTGCAGCAAAAGATCAAAGACTCAGAGAACACGCCCAGAAGGGCCTAGAGAGTacccagaaagaagagaaacaccaCTCCTTTCTAACTGAGGTCTTTCCGAGAGGCCCACTGCATATACTGGAGCTGACTTCCCACATCATACCCACTTCCAATACATCTGGTCTGGATCAGAGAGACCCACACTCATAGACATAACCggggctggaaagacggctcagcGGAAAAGGCAGTCTAGTACTCTTGGAGAAGACTCACGTTCTGCCCCAAGCTCCCccacggtggctcacagctgcctgtgagtCCTGCTCAAagcatctgatgccctttctgatctctgtgggcttCTGCACACAGGCAGTaaggatacacatacacataaaataaacaaatctttatgggactggaaagatggctcagcagtataAAGAACTTGGTTCCTTTTACAAAGGGCCCCAGGTTCagtgtgtagctttggctgtcctg
Proteins encoded in this region:
- the Wdr90 gene encoding WD repeat-containing protein 90 isoform X3, encoding MAGGSGARETRCRQGSRPGSPGSEVPAASVTGPRAEARPAGGGGGSRRAAPDRGVPSAAWQHPFLNVFRHFRVDEWKRSSKEGDVAVVTDKVLKSAVYRIRGSVSASNYIQLPRTSTQSLGLTGRYLYVLFRPVPTKHFVIHLDVSTEDGQVIRVSFSNLFKEFKSSATWLQFPFVFETKTPRRDLAGVALPRARWTCLQLDLCDILMLYLSRHYSHLKSIRLCASLLVRNLYTSDLCFDPAVTVTEARRAKLSVNPMPREMAFPVPKGESWHDNYIHIRFPSDSSKVPDEQVEKSCSPPEAVFLGRMSRHLPHPVVLGKPLLSSKSPVAQACSSALVSVPGKGLGTGAPRVLMAHVPLQPCQVLSASSRLPEVSRNYRYGEVSSVSASSIQSQRPSVHHEVPDAHTVSGERHVFADRSSGVPMALEDIGSCKLFLPDPVLRLKGVIGFGGHSTQWALWTKDGVAVVYPCHAVIIVLQIDTGQQRFFLGHTDKVSALALNGSDTLLASAQVQPPSMVRLWDFQTGGCLSLFRSPLHTICSLSFSGSGALLCGVGKDRHGRTVVVAWGTEQTGLGGEVVVLAKVHTDFDIRAFQVAFFDETRMASCGRGSVRLWRLRGGVLRSCAVDLGEYCSLELTDLAFAQAQDGHCAPSAGTLFVCSHSGHILEIDHQRMSVQHVRRLLPARSPGAPLAEKQNFSVGSGIAISSLSVSTATCAVGSEDGYLRLWPLDFSSVLLEAEHDGPVSSVSFSPDGLRVLSTTTSGHLGFLDVPSREYTVLARSHMAPVLALSTEQNRGQMATVSLDHTVRIWDLATLQQLYDFSSSEDTPCAVAFHPTLPNFFCGFSSGAVRSFSLENAGVLVEHTRHRGAITSLVITLDGRFLFSSCSQGSLVQYSCAVSQCCVLRVAANMVCQDGRPNPNILAVSGDSCRLAFVGPSKCMVTIVESASLDELLRVDVSTLNLASNHLDWAVAICFSPGNSGHLLVSTSSNKVVVLDAVSGHTLRELSSVRSRACCSLALSEDAHLLLAATDRTITVWDYSTQANPSCQVYIGHSEPVHAVAFTPDQLQVISVGDAIFLWDILATPERDGGDHEAPPVHEAGTFSTSDEEGLCEENHVSEALLQGQAPTPHVLVDREASGAGDAPREAAGSSWTQAERPSPHSHMSEWSLRSGKAGLPTRPDSYKHFTARYKTSPRVKSVSFPPIGRERLRLKAVVGYNGNGRANMVWRPDTGFFAYTCGRLVVVEDLHSGTQRHWLGHSQEISTLALNQDGQILASASCCGNTTARCQIRIWDVPKGLCRHLLSHHDTAVQALAFSPDDEFLVTLGDYADRNLALWSMATYELLSSTRLLEPVHGVAFNPWDASELICVGTNAITFWLLQHHGADTCFQVHREPVPEELGASELTSLCYGASPLLYCGSSSGQVCVWDTGTGHCFLAWEADDGEIGVLLCSGSRLISGSNTKRLRLWAVGVVPELRRKGSSARSSSVFMERELTLDGAVVSASFDSGMDMGVVGTTAGTIWYISWTEGTSTRLISGHRTKVNEVVFSPSESHCATCGEDGSVRVWSLASMELVIQFQVLNQSCLCLAWTPPSCELPEQQQVAAGYSDGTLRVFSISRTAMELKMHPHRTALTAIAFSTDGQTILSGDKDGLVAISHPCTGMTFRVLSDHRGAPISAIQSTSKEYGDLGVEGVELWLAASGDQRVSIWVSDWLRDRCELLEWLSFPAPAVSEAPGLLPPSLAAFCPWDKAVLVCVGLGAHEEVIFYSLREKQVIQKTPLPFFAMSLSLSPGAQLMVVGFAECMMRLLDCASGTAQDLEGHDDSVHLCRFTPSGRLLFTAAYNEILVWEVTGPELGT